In a genomic window of Streptomyces sp. NBC_01231:
- a CDS encoding sensor histidine kinase, translating into MDQDVAGVERRWAVVNHRGPYLLLLGGAILAVPTAGMVGMEPGDWYAVGGLVAAGLALQVWWGTVADMASGPSGTSVCYYAVRWVIAFALTWINPLFSFYAFTGYFGARRLLPRPLRNVGLFATAVTMSGAQSGGLPPSGRTQWMLFGAVLAVTVVLVAVADRVFATEDERARVQAATIAELERTNTALQQALDENASLHAQLLVQAREAGVADERRRLAAEIHDTLAQGLTGIIAQLQVVANAPDLDIARTHLERASDLARHSLGEARRSVHNLAPVALENDGLAEALKKTVAEWGERVGVRAGFTVTGTAEQLHEEVAATLLRIVQEALSNAARHAAATRVGVTLSFLGDEVILDIRDDGRGFDPLAVPPRTGAGGFGLDGMRARAARIAGALTVESEPGHGTALSARVPLVRHE; encoded by the coding sequence GTGGTCAACCACCGGGGCCCGTACCTGCTGCTGCTGGGCGGCGCGATCCTCGCGGTGCCGACCGCGGGCATGGTCGGCATGGAGCCCGGCGACTGGTACGCGGTCGGGGGCCTGGTCGCCGCCGGCCTGGCGCTCCAGGTCTGGTGGGGGACCGTCGCCGACATGGCGAGCGGCCCGTCCGGCACGAGCGTCTGTTACTACGCCGTCCGCTGGGTCATCGCCTTCGCCCTCACCTGGATCAACCCGCTCTTCTCGTTCTACGCGTTCACCGGCTACTTCGGCGCCCGCCGACTGCTGCCGCGACCGCTGCGGAATGTCGGGCTGTTCGCCACCGCCGTCACCATGTCGGGTGCGCAATCCGGCGGGCTGCCTCCGAGCGGGCGGACCCAGTGGATGCTGTTCGGGGCGGTCCTCGCGGTCACCGTCGTCCTGGTCGCCGTCGCCGACCGCGTGTTCGCCACGGAGGACGAACGCGCCCGCGTCCAGGCCGCCACCATCGCCGAACTCGAGCGCACCAACACGGCGTTGCAACAGGCCCTCGACGAGAACGCCTCCCTCCACGCCCAACTCCTCGTCCAGGCAAGGGAAGCCGGGGTCGCCGACGAACGCCGCCGCCTGGCCGCCGAGATCCACGACACCCTCGCCCAGGGCCTGACCGGCATCATCGCCCAGCTCCAGGTCGTGGCGAACGCCCCCGACCTGGACATCGCCCGCACCCACCTGGAGCGCGCCAGCGACCTCGCCCGCCACAGCCTCGGCGAGGCCCGCCGCTCCGTCCACAACCTCGCCCCCGTGGCCCTGGAGAACGACGGACTCGCGGAGGCTCTGAAGAAGACGGTCGCCGAATGGGGCGAACGGGTCGGCGTGCGCGCCGGGTTCACCGTCACCGGGACGGCGGAACAACTCCACGAGGAGGTCGCGGCGACGCTCCTGCGCATCGTGCAGGAGGCCCTCTCCAACGCCGCCCGGCACGCGGCCGCCACCCGGGTCGGGGTGACCCTCAGCTTCCTGGGCGACGAGGTGATCCTCGACATCCGTGACGACGGCCGCGGCTTCGACCCGCTCGCCGTCCCGCCGCGCACCGGTGCGGGCGGCTTCGGCCTCGACGGCATGCGCGCCCGCGCCGCACGCATCGCCGGCGCCCTCACCGTCGAGTCGGAGCCGGGGCACGGCACGGCCCTGTCGGCTCGCGTACCGTTGGTCCGCCATGAGTGA